A genomic stretch from Vanrija pseudolonga chromosome 6, complete sequence includes:
- the CYT1 gene encoding Cytochrome c1, heme protein, mitochondrial encodes MLSSAFPRLVSRASARASPVQAFAKGARFNSSFARPQATGQRVAAAGAAAVAVGATAWYTHLYGVPFLPEASANTAAEVGLHPAEHPWPNKGWLETFDHASIRRGYLVYREVCAACHSLDRIAWRNLVGVSHTVDEAKALAEEVEYTDGPNDAGEMFERPGKLADYMPAPYPNEEAARAANNGGLPPDLSLIVKARHGGADYIYSLLTGYVEPPPGVTVAEGMNYNPYFPGGAIAMARTLFDGVVEYDDGTPATTSQMAKDVTQFLNWAAEPEHDERKKMGLQAVIIISTLTALSLVIKRAKWAGLKSRKIVYHPPKH; translated from the exons GCCCGCTTCAACTCTAGCTTTGCGCGTCCCCAGGCTACTGGCCAgcgtgtcgccgctgccggtgccgctgccgtcgctgtcggtgcCACCGCCTGGTACACCCACCTCTACGGCGTCCCATTCCTGCCCGAGGCGTCGGCCAAcactgccgccgaggtcggtctCCACCCCGCCGAGCACCCCTGGCCCAACAAGGGCTGGCTCGAGACCTTTGACCACGCCTCGATCCGCCGTGGTTACCTCG TCTACCGCGAGGTCTGCGCTGCCTgccactcgctcgaccgCATTGCCTGGCGTAACCTCGTCGGTGTCTCGCacaccgtcgacgaggccaaggccctcgccgaggaggtcgagtaCACTGACGGCCCCAACGACGCTGGCGAGATGTTCGAGCGCCC CGGTAAGCTCGCCGACTACATGCCCGCTCCCTACCCCAACGAGGAGGCTGCTCGTGCCGCCAACAACGGTGGTCTCCCCCCTGACCTTTCGCTCATTGTCAAGGCCCGCCACGGTGGTGCT GACTACATCTACTCGCTCCTTACCGGCTACGTTGAGCCCCCTCCCGGTGTCACCGTTGCCGAGGGCATGAACTACAACCCCTACTTCCCCGGCGGTGCCATCGCTATGGCCCGTACCCTCTTCGACGGCGTTGTCGAGTACGATGACGGCACCccggccaccacctcgcagATGGCCAAGGACGTCACCCAGTTCCTCAActgggccgccgagcccgagcacgacgagcgcaagaAGATGGGTCTCCAggccgtcatcatcatctcgACCCTTACG GCGCTGAGTCTCGTAATCAAACGTGCTAAGTGGGCGGGCTTGAAGAGCCGCAAGATTGTGTACCACCCTCCCAAGCACTAG
- the gg1_1 gene encoding Guanine nucleotide-binding protein subunit gamma: MPAQQHLTPAPMASRRPKNSMAELRLRRLVEHNQRLREDLARPRIRVSEASMSLIHFCTSTSDPLLPSVWGEHKKGEDPYAAPEESCCSVM; this comes from the exons ATGCCAGCCCAGCAGCAcctcacccccgcgccgatgGCCTCCCGGCGGCCCAAGAACAGCATGGCCGagctccgcctccgccggctcgtcgagcacaaCCAGCGCTTGAGGGAGGATCTGGCGCGCCCGCGTATCCGCGTGTCCGAGGCTAGCATGTC cctCATCCACTTCTGCACGTCCACGTCCGACCCCCTCCTCCCGTCCGTGTGGGGTGAGcacaagaagggcgaggaccCGTACGCCGCCCCCGAGGAGTCGTGCTGTTCCG TCATGTAG
- the PRPF18 gene encoding Pre-mRNA-splicing factor 18 has protein sequence MQGLLAEINKRKADDFDSKADAPSSKYQRRGDVEREREEAAARKREEEKQRKAEAESSRAAKMRKEAETARNAALGKLAASGANTPDTGSPAPEGGASERFNISAEECIRRLRAKGQPIRLFGETDKDRRLRLRALEMLEDRNTGRQNDFKRAVEDMNLREQERQARGETSRAGEASGKDDDKRRKMFEDGPLDLGLIKTDFNKLHPLIYWAFKGLLKEWEDYLDARPDDVKRTAQGKLAAANQVQSAQNLKPLFKMLRSRELGEDVVRHLAEIIHYAQVRQYQKANDAYLRLSIGNAAWPIGVTSVGIHERSSREKIQQDNIAHVLNDEVSRKYIQAVKRLLTFSQTVRPPDSLSLMMG, from the exons ATGCAGGGCCTCCTCGCAGAGATCAACAAGCGCAAGGCTGACGACTTTGActccaaggccgacgccccAAGCAGCAAATaccagcgacgaggcgatgtcgagcgcgagcgcgaggaggccgccgcgcgcaagcgcgaagaggagaagcagcgcaaggccgaggccgagtcgtcgcgtGCGGCAAAGATGAGGAAGGAG GCCGAGACGGCTCGCAACGCTGCTCTCGGAAAACTCGCGGCATCCGGCGCCAACACACCAGACACTGGCTCGCCAGCGCCCGAAGGCGGCGCGTCGGAGCGCTTCAACATCTCTGCCGAGGAGTGTATCCGACGACTGCGTGCCAAGGGCCAGCCGATCCGGCTATTCGGCGAGACGGACAAGGACCGGCGGCTGCGTCTTCGCGCGCTCGAGATGCTCGAGGACCGCAACACGGGGCGGCAAAACGACTTtaagcgcgccgtcgaggacatgAACCTGCGTGAGCAGGAGCGCCAGGCGCGTGGCGagacgtcgcgcgcgggcgaggctagcggcaaggacgacgatAAGCGGAGGAAGATGTTCGAGGACGGCCCGCTCGACCTGGGTCTTATCAAAACCGATTTCAACAAGCTGCATCCGTTGATCTACTGGGCGTTCAAG ggCCTGCTGAAAGAATGGGAAGACTACCTCGACGCACGGCCAGACGACGTCAAGCGCACAGCAcagggcaagctcgccgccgccaaccaGGTGCAGTCGGCGCAGAACCTCAAGCCGCTGTTCAAGATGCTGCGGAGTCGCGAACTCGGCGAAGACGTCGTGCGCCATCTCGCCGAAATCATCCACTACGCCCAGGTGCGCCAGTACCAAAAGGCCAACGACGCGTACCTCCGCCTGTCGATCGGCAACGCTGCGTGGCCTATCGGCGTGACGTCCGTCGGCATCCACGAGCGTTCGTCACGGGAAAAGATCCAGCAGGATAACATTGCCCATGTGCTCAACGACGAGGTGTCGCGCAAGTACATCCAGGCTGTGAAGAG GCTATTGACGTTCTCGCAGACTGTCCGTCCGCCGGACAGCCTCTCGCTGATGATGGGTTAG
- the spm2 gene encoding Ubiquitin-conjugating enzyme spm2, giving the protein MAKVPRSFRLLEELEKGEKGLGDGSCSYGLKDSDDLAMYEWNGTILGPPHSAFENRIFSLSIYCGDKYPDLPPIVKFESRINLPCVDQRGLVDLSRVHAISQWRRDFSLENVLVELRREMAAPANRKTPQPAEGSEFPPLDLVALAKQRKA; this is encoded by the exons ATGGCAAAGG TGCCGAGGAGCTTCCGtctcctcgaggagcttgagaagggcgagaagggccTCGGTGACGGCAGCTGCAGCTATGGTCTCAAG gacagcgacgacctcgccatgTACGAGTGGAACGGCACCATCCTCGGCCCCCCTCACTCTGCCTTTGAGAACCGCATCTTCAGCCTCAGCATCTACTGCGGTGACAAGTACCCTG ATCTCCCTCCCATTGTCAAGTTTGAGAGCAGGATCAACCTTCCTTGCGTTGACCAGCGTGGCCTG GTCGACCTGTCGCGCGTGCACGCCATCTCGCAGTGGAGGCGCGACTTTAGCCTCGAGAatgtgctcgtcgagctgagGAG GGAGATGGCTGCCCCCGCCAACCGCAAGACGCCTCAGCCTGCCGAGGGCTCCGAGTTTCCtccgctcgacctcgtcgcgctcgccaagcagcGCAAGGCTTAG
- the CYC3 gene encoding Cytochrome c heme lyase, whose amino-acid sequence MKWFIGASEPAADTTTTLPADHPPVPTGGGAAQCPVDHKALAAERAAKAADAPAKCPVDHKALAAERAAKAAAGPAACPVDHTGAALSPYNHLPVSLSATERAPGQVLDLDTSKTLSSIPRPKTDDSDSPVWEYPSPQQFYNALVRKGQGAPEESIDMVVDIHNWINEGAWAEVMKWEKRLPGGEQAMLAKFQGKPGTLSPKARLNLFLGRIFPSKFNTEPPFDRHDWIVTRPVLDAEGKPTSAETEQRYVIDYYSAGTDADGYPMFSLDVRPAVDSFGAVSERVRVAVEEWMAGEAAAPVSEPRD is encoded by the exons ATGAAGTGGTTCATCGGCGCGTCAGAGCCCGCAGCGGACACCACGACGACCCTGCCGGCCGACCACCCGCCCGTGCcgacaggcggcggcgcggcccaGTGCCCCGTTGACcacaaggcgctcgccgcggagcgtgccgccaaggccgccgacgccccggCCAAGTGCCCTGTCGACCACAAGGCGcttgcggccgagcgcgctgccaaggccgctgccggcCCCGCCGCGTGCCCCGTCGACCACAcgggcgccgcgctgagCCCGTACAACCACCTCCCCGTGTCGCTGTCTGCCACGGAACGCGCGCCGGGCcaggtgctcgacctcgacacgaGCAAGACGCTCAGCTCGATCCCCCGCCCCAAGACGGACGACTCAGACTCGCCCGTGTGGGAGTACCCCAGCCCGCAGCAGTTCTACAATGCGCTCGTGCGCAAGGGCCAGGGCGCGCCAGAGGAGAGCATCGACATGGTGGTCGACATTCACAACTGGATCAACGAGGGGGCTTGGGCCGAGGTGATGAAGTGGGAGAAGAGGTTGCCAGG cggcgagcaggcaATGCTCGCCAAGTTCCAAGGCAAGCCCGGCACGCTGTCGCCCAAGGCCCGCCTCAACCTGTTCCTCGGACGCATCTTCCCGTCCAAGTTCAACACGGAGCCCCCATTCGACAGGCACGACTGGATCGTGACGCGGCcagtgctcgacgccgagggcaagccgACGAGCGCAGAAACCGAGCAGCGCTACGTCATCGACTACTACAGCGCCGGTACCGACGCGGACGGATACCCCATGTTCTCGCTCGACGTGCGCCCGGCCGTCGACAGCTTTGGCGCCGTGTCGGAGCGCGTGCGGGTCGCTGTCGAGGAGTGGATGGCGGGTGAGGCTGCCGCGCCGGTCAGCGAGCCGAGGGACTag